In Brevundimonas subvibrioides, a genomic segment contains:
- the pyrC gene encoding dihydroorotase: MTRLAIVNARLLDPASDYDGPGAVLIEDGVITGVERGPATLTAGRVVDARGLCLSPGLIDIRVRTGEPGAEPKETLKSASLSATAGGVTTIVIQPDTDPAVDDPAMVDFIQRRGAALNLVNVRVAGAATKARDGKRMAEIGLMHEAGALYFTDGDHVIADSRVLSRIMGYASAFNALIACRPADPWLSEGAVATSGELATRLGLSGAPAIAERIQLERDLALVEQTGARFLVDQISTEAALEVLARARGRGLEVAASVSINHLCFNEIDIGDYRTFFRLDPPLRPESDRRALIEAVRDGLIEAITSAHTPAPAEDKRRPFAEAAPGAVGLETLLPAALGLHHEEGLDLLDVLRPLTHGPATLLGLDAGTITPGAPADLILFDPGAPVVVDSAALRSKSKNSPFDGRRLQGRVEMTVVGGRTVYSA, translated from the coding sequence ATGACCCGCCTCGCGATCGTCAACGCCCGCCTGCTGGATCCCGCCTCCGACTATGACGGTCCCGGCGCGGTCCTGATCGAGGACGGCGTCATCACCGGTGTCGAGCGCGGCCCCGCCACGCTCACCGCCGGTCGCGTCGTCGACGCCAGGGGCCTGTGCCTGTCGCCCGGCCTGATCGACATCCGCGTCCGGACCGGCGAGCCGGGGGCCGAGCCCAAGGAGACGCTGAAGTCTGCCAGCCTGTCGGCGACCGCCGGGGGCGTGACCACCATCGTCATCCAGCCGGACACCGACCCCGCCGTCGACGATCCGGCCATGGTAGACTTCATCCAGCGTCGGGGCGCGGCCCTGAATCTGGTCAACGTCCGGGTCGCCGGGGCCGCCACCAAGGCCCGCGACGGAAAGCGGATGGCCGAGATCGGCCTGATGCACGAGGCAGGCGCACTCTATTTCACCGACGGCGACCACGTCATCGCCGACAGCCGCGTGCTGTCGCGGATCATGGGCTATGCCTCGGCCTTCAACGCCCTGATCGCCTGCCGCCCCGCCGACCCCTGGCTGTCGGAGGGTGCCGTGGCCACCTCGGGCGAACTGGCCACACGACTCGGTCTGTCCGGCGCGCCCGCCATTGCCGAACGAATCCAGCTGGAACGCGATCTCGCCCTTGTCGAACAGACCGGGGCCCGCTTCCTGGTCGACCAGATCTCGACCGAGGCGGCGCTCGAGGTCCTGGCCCGCGCCCGGGGGCGGGGACTGGAGGTCGCGGCCAGCGTTTCGATCAACCACCTGTGTTTCAACGAGATCGACATCGGCGACTACCGGACCTTCTTCCGGCTGGACCCGCCGCTGCGTCCCGAGAGCGACCGCCGCGCCCTGATCGAGGCCGTCCGCGACGGTCTGATCGAGGCGATCACCTCGGCCCACACCCCCGCCCCCGCCGAGGACAAGCGCCGCCCCTTCGCGGAGGCTGCGCCGGGTGCCGTCGGTCTGGAGACCCTGCTGCCCGCCGCCCTCGGCCTGCATCACGAGGAAGGTCTCGACCTGCTCGACGTGCTGCGCCCCCTGACCCACGGCCCCGCGACCCTGCTGGGCCTCGACGCCGGCACGATCACGCCCGGAGCCCCTGCGGACCTGATCCTGTTCGATCCCGGTGCGCCGGTCGTCGTGGACTCGGCAGCGCTGCGATCCAAGTCGAAGAACTCCCCCTTCGACGGCCGCCGCCTTCAGGGCCGCGTCGAGATGACGGTCGTCGGCGGGCGGACGGTCTATTCGGCCTGA
- a CDS encoding aspartate carbamoyltransferase catalytic subunit, whose protein sequence is MTHTAVAADLIADRLVPFPKPHFLAAGDLNPPFTLALLDLADVFVDLNRESTKGRDLLRGRTVLNLFFENSTRTSSSFEIAAKRLGADVVTMPVQASSVKKGETLIDTAVTLNAMRPDILVVRHSASGAAALLSQKVGCAVVNAGDGRHEHPTQALLDLLSLRRAFGDVGGLTVAICGDIAHSRVARSNVALLSMMGARVRLIGPPTLVPGDADRWGCEVFHDMREGLKGCDVVMMLRLQLERMDGALVPSTREYFRFWGLDREKLAWANPGAKVMHPGPMNRGVEIDSDVADDLTVSLIQDQVEMGVAARMAVLASLSARLEGAA, encoded by the coding sequence ATGACCCATACCGCTGTCGCCGCCGACCTGATCGCCGACCGGCTGGTCCCGTTTCCGAAACCCCATTTCCTGGCCGCGGGCGACCTCAATCCGCCGTTCACGCTTGCCCTGCTCGATCTTGCCGACGTCTTCGTCGATCTGAACCGCGAATCGACCAAGGGGCGGGACCTGCTGCGCGGCCGCACGGTTCTGAACCTGTTCTTCGAGAATTCGACCCGGACGAGTTCCTCGTTCGAGATCGCGGCCAAGCGGCTGGGGGCGGACGTCGTTACCATGCCGGTCCAGGCCTCCTCGGTGAAGAAGGGCGAGACCCTCATCGACACCGCCGTCACCCTGAACGCCATGCGCCCCGACATTCTGGTCGTGCGCCATTCGGCCTCCGGTGCCGCCGCCCTGTTGTCGCAAAAGGTCGGCTGCGCGGTCGTCAACGCCGGTGACGGCCGACACGAGCATCCCACCCAGGCCCTGCTGGACCTGCTCAGCCTGCGCCGCGCGTTCGGCGATGTCGGTGGCCTGACAGTGGCCATCTGCGGCGACATCGCTCACAGCCGGGTCGCGCGCTCCAACGTCGCCCTGCTGTCGATGATGGGGGCCCGCGTCCGTCTGATCGGCCCGCCGACGCTCGTCCCCGGCGACGCCGACCGCTGGGGCTGCGAGGTCTTCCACGACATGCGCGAGGGCCTGAAGGGCTGCGATGTCGTGATGATGCTGCGCCTGCAGCTTGAGCGGATGGACGGGGCGCTGGTGCCCTCGACCCGCGAATATTTCCGCTTCTGGGGTCTGGACCGCGAAAAACTCGCCTGGGCCAATCCGGGCGCGAAGGTCATGCATCCCGGGCCGATGAACCGGGGCGTCGAGATCGATTCCGACGTCGCCGACGACCTCACCGTCTCCCTGATCCAGGACCAGGTCGAAATGGGCGTCGCCGCCCGAATGGCCGTCCTCGCCTCCCTTTCGGCCCGGCTGGAGGGTGCGGCATGA
- a CDS encoding AEC family transporter yields the protein MLALFAGVVPVFILIAIGYGLRKSDFLPDATWRPIEKLSINLLYPGFLIPAIWDADLSGSSAGAAGGSAVTAVLIVGALTLLARPLLKIDGPAFTSVFQGTIRWNSFVFLPVIQSAYGAEGLALAAVMIACIIPVTNIACVAVLARWGTDQRGVSPLALMKAMLANPILVACLTGLALNFLHVPPIPGFSDTLKLLGGAALPLGLIVAGAGLSFAEVARRKWTVVGVTAVKLLVMPPLMWGLCVLYGGDELAQATALLCGAAPGAAAAYLLARQMGGDAPLMAGIVALTTVCSALGIPLALALFHLA from the coding sequence ATGCTGGCCCTGTTCGCGGGGGTCGTCCCGGTCTTCATCCTGATCGCCATCGGATACGGCCTGCGAAAATCCGATTTCCTGCCCGACGCCACCTGGCGACCGATCGAGAAGCTGTCGATCAACCTGCTCTACCCCGGCTTCCTGATCCCGGCGATCTGGGACGCAGACCTGTCGGGCAGCAGCGCGGGCGCGGCGGGCGGATCGGCTGTCACGGCTGTCCTCATCGTCGGCGCACTAACCCTGCTGGCCAGGCCGCTGCTGAAGATCGACGGTCCGGCCTTCACCAGCGTGTTTCAGGGCACCATTCGCTGGAACAGCTTCGTGTTCCTGCCTGTCATCCAGTCCGCCTACGGCGCCGAAGGCCTCGCCCTGGCCGCCGTCATGATTGCCTGCATCATCCCGGTGACCAACATCGCCTGCGTCGCCGTCCTCGCCCGCTGGGGCACAGACCAGCGTGGTGTGTCGCCCCTGGCCTTGATGAAGGCCATGTTGGCCAATCCGATCCTGGTCGCCTGCCTGACGGGACTGGCACTGAACTTTCTCCACGTCCCGCCCATCCCGGGCTTTTCCGACACCCTGAAGCTGCTGGGTGGCGCCGCCCTGCCACTGGGCCTGATCGTCGCGGGCGCGGGCCTGAGCTTCGCCGAGGTGGCGCGACGCAAATGGACCGTCGTGGGCGTCACCGCGGTGAAGCTGCTGGTCATGCCCCCGCTGATGTGGGGCCTGTGTGTGCTCTACGGCGGCGACGAACTGGCCCAGGCGACCGCCCTGTTGTGCGGCGCGGCACCTGGCGCGGCGGCCGCCTATCTGCTGGCGCGCCAGATGGGCGGCGATGCGCCCCTGATGGCCGGGATCGTCGCCCTGACCACGGTCTGCAGCGCGCTTGGCATTCCCCTGGCGCTCGCCCTGTTCCATCTGGCGTGA
- the ruvX gene encoding Holliday junction resolvase RuvX: MPVLNLTDLAAACPPDTAWMGLDLGETTIGVATSDTSRMIASPLELIRKSRFTAEAQALFKLMDHRKVSALIIGLPVNMDGTEGPRAQSCRAFARNLERFRPVNVAFWDERLSTSAVERFLIGELDLSRKRRAGVVDRTAAAWILQGALDRVRNG, from the coding sequence GTGCCCGTCCTGAACCTCACAGACCTCGCCGCCGCCTGCCCGCCCGACACCGCCTGGATGGGGCTGGATCTGGGCGAGACGACCATCGGCGTGGCCACGTCCGATACCTCGCGCATGATCGCCAGCCCGCTGGAGCTGATCCGCAAGTCCAGATTCACGGCCGAGGCCCAGGCCCTGTTCAAGCTGATGGACCACAGGAAGGTCTCGGCCCTCATCATCGGCCTGCCGGTCAACATGGACGGCACCGAGGGGCCCCGCGCACAGTCCTGCCGCGCCTTCGCCCGCAATCTGGAGCGGTTCCGGCCCGTCAATGTGGCCTTCTGGGACGAGCGCCTGTCCACCTCGGCCGTCGAGCGGTTCCTGATCGGGGAACTGGACCTGTCCCGCAAACGCCGCGCGGGCGTCGTCGACCGCACCGCCGCTGCCTGGATCCTCCAGGGCGCGCTGGACCGGGTCAGGAACGGCTGA
- the gatC gene encoding Asp-tRNA(Asn)/Glu-tRNA(Gln) amidotransferase subunit GatC, with protein sequence MAIDAATVRKVAHLARIKTPDDRLEPLAGELNAIMAWIDQLNEVDVAGVEPMTSNVAQPLRLRDDVITDGARVEAVLSNAPKSADGFYVVPKVVE encoded by the coding sequence ATGGCCATCGACGCCGCGACGGTGAGGAAGGTCGCCCACCTCGCCCGCATCAAGACCCCCGACGACCGGCTGGAGCCCCTGGCCGGCGAACTGAATGCGATCATGGCGTGGATCGACCAGCTGAACGAGGTCGATGTGGCGGGCGTTGAGCCCATGACATCGAACGTCGCCCAGCCGCTGAGGCTGCGTGACGACGTCATCACCGACGGTGCGCGGGTCGAGGCGGTGCTGTCGAATGCGCCGAAGTCTGCCGACGGCTTCTACGTCGTGCCCAAGGTGGTCGAATAG
- the gatA gene encoding Asp-tRNA(Asn)/Glu-tRNA(Gln) amidotransferase subunit GatA, which yields MSDLTKLTLKAAVDGLKAKAFSSEEITRAFVSNIEAANPTLNAYVQVTADKAMAMAKASDARIASGNAGALEGAPLGIKDLFCTEGVQTTAGSHMLRGFVPPYESTVTANLWRDGAVMLGKLNMDEFAMGSSNETSAFGPVVNPWKSKASNADLTPGGSSGGSASAVAADLCLAATASDTGGSIRQPAAFTGTVGIKPTYGRASRFGMVAFASSLDQAGPITKTVEDAALMLRSMCSFDVKDSTSLDVSTPDWTQAAGQSVRGLRIGVPREYVVDGMPAEIQALWDQGVAWLKDAGCEIVDISLPHTKYALPTYYIVAPAEASSNLARYDGMRFGHRAGKATSLTDLYETSRAEGFGAEVKRRLVIGAYVLSAGFYDAYYVRALKVRRRIAEDFDKVWGQVDAILTPSTPSAAFAIGDKQIDPVTMYLNDVFTVTANLAGLPGISVPAGLDSNGLPLGLQVIGKALDEATVFRVGAALEQAAGGVGRADKWW from the coding sequence ATGTCGGACCTGACCAAGCTCACCCTGAAGGCCGCGGTCGACGGGCTGAAGGCCAAGGCCTTTTCGTCCGAGGAGATCACGCGCGCTTTCGTCTCGAACATCGAGGCCGCCAACCCGACCCTGAACGCCTATGTCCAGGTGACGGCCGACAAGGCGATGGCCATGGCCAAAGCCTCCGACGCGCGGATCGCCTCGGGCAACGCCGGCGCGCTGGAAGGCGCACCGCTGGGGATCAAGGACCTGTTCTGCACCGAAGGCGTGCAGACGACGGCCGGGTCCCACATGCTGCGCGGCTTCGTGCCGCCCTATGAATCGACCGTCACCGCCAACCTGTGGCGCGACGGTGCGGTGATGCTGGGCAAGCTGAACATGGACGAGTTCGCCATGGGCTCTTCCAACGAGACCAGTGCATTCGGTCCCGTGGTGAATCCATGGAAATCAAAGGCCTCGAATGCGGATCTGACGCCGGGCGGCAGTTCGGGTGGATCGGCGTCGGCGGTGGCGGCGGACCTGTGTCTGGCCGCGACGGCGTCGGACACCGGCGGATCGATCCGCCAGCCGGCTGCTTTCACCGGCACGGTCGGGATAAAGCCGACCTATGGCCGTGCCAGCCGGTTCGGCATGGTCGCCTTCGCCTCGTCGCTCGACCAGGCCGGACCGATCACGAAGACGGTCGAGGACGCGGCCCTGATGCTGCGGTCCATGTGCTCTTTCGACGTGAAGGATTCCACCAGCCTTGATGTGTCGACGCCGGACTGGACCCAGGCGGCTGGCCAGTCGGTCAGGGGCCTGCGCATCGGGGTGCCGCGCGAATATGTCGTCGACGGCATGCCGGCCGAAATCCAGGCGTTGTGGGATCAGGGCGTGGCCTGGCTGAAGGACGCGGGCTGCGAGATCGTGGACATCAGCCTGCCGCACACGAAATACGCCCTGCCGACCTATTATATCGTGGCTCCCGCCGAGGCGTCGTCGAACCTGGCGCGCTATGACGGGATGCGGTTCGGGCACAGGGCCGGGAAGGCGACGTCGCTGACCGACCTGTACGAGACCAGCCGGGCCGAAGGGTTCGGAGCCGAGGTCAAGCGGCGGCTGGTGATCGGGGCCTATGTGCTGTCGGCCGGATTCTACGACGCCTACTATGTCCGGGCGCTGAAGGTGCGACGCCGGATCGCCGAGGACTTCGACAAGGTCTGGGGCCAGGTGGACGCCATCCTGACACCATCCACCCCGTCGGCCGCCTTCGCCATCGGCGACAAACAGATCGACCCGGTGACCATGTATCTGAATGACGTGTTCACCGTGACGGCCAACCTGGCAGGTCTGCCGGGGATTTCCGTGCCGGCCGGTCTGGATTCCAACGGCTTGCCGCTGGGCCTTCAGGTGATCGGCAAGGCGCTGGACGAGGCGACGGTGTTCCGGGTCGGGGCCGCGCTGGAGCAGGCGGCCGGCGGCGTGGGTCGCGCGGACAAGTGGTGGTGA
- a CDS encoding helix-turn-helix domain-containing protein: MAERFSDEHGTRIKRVLDDGTGPALSAVAASWRRSATVYGLAPEDGGSVVTLTEQQLTEARQAMEPMTRAAQGVLDRLFLAVGDTGCCVLLTNAEGVPVERRGAAADDETFQRWGLWPGAVWSEAVEGTNGIGTALAEHRPVTIHRDQHFHTRNTGLSCTSHPIHDHLGRLAGLLDVSTARDDATEGVMRLVAAAVADAARAIESQAFRQAFSDARIVLAGEAERNTVALLAVDRHDLVVGATRAARLALSITDERIAGNLAASEVLSIGSVETDLIEAERGAVLRALALNGGNVSAAARALGVSRATLHRKLNRLGLDHAH, translated from the coding sequence ATGGCCGAGCGGTTCAGCGACGAGCACGGGACACGGATCAAGCGGGTGCTGGACGACGGCACCGGGCCCGCCCTGTCGGCGGTAGCCGCGTCATGGCGGCGCTCGGCGACCGTGTATGGACTGGCTCCCGAGGACGGTGGGTCAGTCGTCACCCTGACCGAACAGCAGTTGACCGAGGCGCGTCAGGCGATGGAGCCGATGACCCGCGCCGCCCAGGGCGTGCTGGACCGGCTGTTCCTGGCGGTCGGCGACACGGGGTGCTGCGTGCTGCTGACCAATGCCGAAGGCGTGCCGGTCGAGCGGCGCGGTGCGGCGGCCGACGACGAGACGTTTCAACGGTGGGGCCTGTGGCCCGGCGCGGTCTGGTCGGAGGCCGTAGAGGGCACGAACGGGATCGGCACGGCACTGGCCGAGCACCGGCCGGTCACCATTCACCGGGACCAGCATTTCCACACGCGCAACACGGGTCTGAGCTGCACCAGCCATCCGATCCATGACCATCTGGGGCGGCTGGCGGGCCTGCTGGACGTCTCGACGGCGCGCGATGACGCGACCGAGGGTGTGATGCGGCTGGTGGCGGCGGCCGTCGCGGATGCGGCGCGGGCGATCGAGTCGCAGGCCTTTCGCCAGGCCTTTTCCGACGCCCGGATCGTGCTGGCAGGCGAGGCGGAGCGGAACACGGTGGCGCTGCTGGCCGTCGATCGGCACGACCTTGTGGTCGGTGCGACCCGCGCGGCGCGGCTGGCCCTGTCGATCACCGACGAACGGATCGCAGGGAACCTGGCAGCGTCCGAAGTCCTGTCGATTGGCTCGGTCGAGACCGATCTGATCGAGGCGGAACGCGGTGCGGTGCTCAGGGCACTGGCGCTGAACGGCGGCAATGTCTCGGCGGCGGCGCGGGCCCTGGGCGTCAGCCGGGCGACCCTGCACCGCAAGCTGAACCGGCTGGGGCTGGATCACGCCCACTGA
- a CDS encoding aldehyde dehydrogenase family protein, translating to MTKPEFIRAVTPRFKPRYENFIGGAWVAPAAGRYFENTSPVNGRVLCEVARSDATDVELALDAAHAAKAAWGRTSVTERSIMLNRIADRMEANLQAIAEAETWENGKPVRETLAADIPLAIDHFRYFAGCIRAQEGGISQLDNDTVAYHFHEPLGVVGQIIPWNFPILMAAWKLAPALAAGNCIVMKPAEQTPASILYVIELIQDLIPPGVLNIVSGTGKEVGEPLATNPRIAKIAFTGSTAVGQKIMEYATQNIIPVTLELGGKSPNIFFKDVMDHDDAFLDKALEGFAMFALNQGEVCTCPSRALIHEDIYEAFMEKAIRRVEAIVAGDPLDPATMVGAQASDAQLRKILGYLDIGRAEGAEVLTGGDQPELSGDLAGGYYVKPTIFKGTNDMRVFQEEIFGPVLSVTTFRTFEEAIEIANDTQYGLGAGVWTRDMNTAYRAGRGIEAGRVWTNCYHHYPAHAAFGGYKKSGIGRENHRMMLDHYQQTKNMLVSYSPDKLGFF from the coding sequence ATGACCAAGCCCGAATTCATTCGCGCCGTGACGCCCAGGTTCAAACCCCGCTACGAAAACTTCATCGGCGGAGCCTGGGTCGCGCCCGCGGCTGGCCGGTATTTCGAGAACACCTCGCCAGTCAATGGCCGGGTGTTGTGCGAGGTCGCGCGTTCGGACGCCACGGATGTCGAACTGGCACTGGATGCCGCTCACGCCGCCAAGGCTGCCTGGGGCCGGACATCCGTCACCGAGCGCTCGATCATGCTGAACCGCATCGCCGACCGGATGGAGGCCAATCTTCAGGCTATCGCCGAGGCCGAGACCTGGGAGAACGGCAAGCCGGTGCGCGAGACCCTTGCGGCCGACATCCCCCTGGCCATCGACCATTTCCGCTATTTCGCCGGCTGTATCCGCGCCCAGGAGGGCGGTATCTCGCAGCTCGACAACGACACGGTGGCCTATCATTTCCATGAGCCCCTGGGTGTCGTCGGTCAGATCATTCCGTGGAATTTCCCGATCCTCATGGCGGCGTGGAAGCTGGCCCCGGCCCTGGCCGCCGGCAACTGCATCGTGATGAAGCCTGCCGAACAGACGCCGGCATCGATCCTGTACGTCATCGAACTGATCCAGGACCTGATCCCGCCCGGCGTCCTGAACATCGTGTCGGGCACCGGCAAGGAGGTCGGCGAGCCGCTGGCCACCAATCCGCGCATCGCCAAGATCGCCTTCACCGGCTCCACGGCCGTGGGCCAGAAGATCATGGAATATGCAACCCAGAACATCATCCCCGTGACCCTTGAGCTGGGCGGCAAGTCACCGAACATCTTCTTCAAGGATGTGATGGACCACGATGACGCCTTCCTGGACAAGGCTCTGGAAGGGTTCGCTATGTTTGCCCTGAACCAGGGCGAGGTCTGCACCTGCCCCAGTCGCGCGCTCATCCATGAGGACATCTATGAGGCCTTCATGGAGAAGGCGATCAGGCGGGTCGAGGCCATCGTGGCAGGTGATCCCCTGGACCCCGCGACCATGGTCGGTGCCCAGGCATCCGATGCCCAGCTGAGGAAGATTCTCGGCTATCTGGATATCGGCCGCGCGGAAGGCGCCGAGGTGCTAACCGGTGGCGACCAGCCGGAACTGTCGGGCGACCTGGCCGGCGGATATTACGTCAAGCCGACCATCTTCAAGGGCACCAATGACATGCGGGTCTTCCAGGAGGAGATTTTCGGCCCGGTTCTGTCGGTGACCACCTTCCGGACCTTCGAAGAAGCCATCGAGATCGCCAACGACACCCAGTACGGCCTGGGTGCGGGCGTCTGGACCCGAGACATGAACACCGCCTATCGCGCCGGCCGCGGGATCGAGGCGGGCCGCGTCTGGACCAACTGCTATCACCACTACCCGGCCCACGCCGCATTCGGCGGCTACAAGAAATCGGGTATCGGCCGCGAGAACCACCGGATGATGCTGGACCACTATCAGCAGACCAAGAACATGCTGGTCAGCTACAGCCCCGACAAGCTGGGCTTCTTCTGA
- the gatB gene encoding Asp-tRNA(Asn)/Glu-tRNA(Gln) amidotransferase subunit GatB produces MTDTIDKTNLIQGRTGLWEIVMGLEIHAQVASKAKLFSGAAVGFGAGPNEQVSLIDAGFPGMLPTLNGHCVEQAVKTGLGLKAVINKRSQFDRKNYFYPDLPQGYQISQLYFPIVGEGVVEVEAEDGSFFNVGIERLHLEQDAGKLIHDLSPTESYVDLNRAGTALMEIVSRPDIRSPEEAVAYVKKIRTILIYLGTCDGDMEKGNLRADVNVSVCRAGNYEKFKETGDFSHLGTRCEIKNVNSFRFISQAINYEARRQIEILEDGGKIVQETRLYDPTAGETRSMRSKEEANDYRYFPDPDLLPLELEQAWIDEIRANLPELPDDKRRRLMADYGLSQYDAVVLISEQAKADYFEEAAKGRDAKLVANWVTNELSARLAADGKDFSQSPLPAAHVGELVALIEEGVISSKIAKEVFDHVWSGEGSPRQVVEARGLVQVNDTGAIEKAVDEIIAANPDKAAAVADKPQAIGWFVGQVMKATGGKANPASVNDILKARLGL; encoded by the coding sequence ATGACCGACACGATCGACAAGACAAACCTGATCCAGGGCCGCACCGGCCTTTGGGAAATCGTCATGGGGCTGGAGATCCACGCCCAGGTGGCGTCGAAGGCCAAGCTGTTCTCCGGCGCGGCCGTCGGCTTCGGCGCTGGGCCGAACGAGCAGGTGTCGCTGATAGACGCGGGCTTTCCCGGCATGCTGCCGACCCTCAACGGCCACTGCGTCGAACAGGCGGTGAAGACCGGGCTGGGCCTGAAGGCCGTGATCAACAAACGCAGCCAGTTCGACCGCAAGAACTATTTCTATCCCGATCTGCCGCAGGGCTATCAGATCAGCCAGCTGTATTTCCCGATCGTCGGCGAAGGCGTCGTCGAGGTGGAGGCCGAGGACGGGTCGTTCTTCAACGTCGGCATCGAGCGGCTGCATCTGGAGCAGGACGCCGGAAAGCTGATCCACGATCTGTCGCCGACGGAGAGCTATGTCGATCTGAACCGGGCGGGCACGGCCCTGATGGAGATCGTCTCGCGCCCGGACATCCGGTCGCCGGAGGAGGCCGTCGCCTACGTCAAGAAGATCCGGACCATCCTGATCTATCTGGGGACCTGCGACGGTGACATGGAGAAGGGCAACCTGCGGGCCGATGTGAACGTGTCCGTTTGCCGCGCTGGAAACTATGAGAAATTCAAGGAAACCGGCGACTTCAGCCACCTCGGCACGCGCTGCGAGATCAAGAATGTGAACTCGTTCCGGTTCATTTCCCAGGCCATCAACTATGAGGCCCGGCGTCAGATCGAAATCCTGGAAGACGGTGGCAAGATCGTTCAGGAGACCCGGCTTTACGATCCGACCGCCGGCGAGACACGGTCGATGCGATCGAAGGAAGAAGCGAATGATTACCGGTACTTTCCCGATCCTGATCTGTTGCCGCTTGAACTGGAACAGGCCTGGATCGACGAGATCCGCGCGAACCTGCCTGAGCTCCCGGACGACAAGCGTCGGCGGCTGATGGCGGACTATGGGCTGTCTCAATACGACGCCGTGGTTCTGATCTCCGAGCAGGCCAAGGCGGACTATTTCGAGGAGGCCGCCAAGGGTCGGGACGCCAAGCTGGTGGCGAACTGGGTGACCAACGAGCTGTCGGCGCGGCTGGCGGCGGACGGCAAGGATTTCTCGCAGAGCCCCCTGCCTGCCGCCCATGTCGGCGAGCTGGTAGCCTTGATCGAGGAGGGGGTCATCTCCTCCAAAATCGCCAAGGAGGTGTTCGACCATGTCTGGTCCGGCGAGGGCTCGCCCCGTCAGGTGGTCGAGGCGAGAGGCCTGGTTCAGGTCAATGACACCGGCGCGATCGAAAAGGCCGTCGACGAAATCATCGCCGCCAACCCGGACAAGGCCGCTGCGGTCGCCGACAAGCCCCAGGCCATCGGCTGGTTCGTCGGTCAGGTCATGAAGGCCACCGGCGGCAAGGCCAACCCGGCCAGTGTGAACGACATCCTGAAGGCCAGATTGGGTTTGTAG